Proteins encoded together in one Peribacillus asahii window:
- a CDS encoding IS4 family transposase, translating into MNSIISNELNLFAQELQSLLSSVVLQDIAKRVGFVRRSSKYQANELLALCVWLSQEIASTSLVQLCSRLETSTGVLMSPEGLNQRFNPAAVAFLREVFTSLLTQKLCSNQSLPAYMISTFNRIRILDATVFQLPNFATDYQGSGGSSNTAGVKIQLEYNLLSGQFLNVQLGPGKNNDKTYGTLCLENVEAGDLCLRDLGYFDLGDLQAIHDKEAYYISRLKLNTRIYVKNPKPEYFNNGTLKKQTEYIQLDMTQMMSDLTPGETLEVPETYIGQNQKLPARAIIHRLTDDQTQTRMKNQAIREKKKGIVMKDKSKRLMGINVYITNTSLEEVPTNYVHSLYSLRWQIEILFKTWKSLFEIDECKNIKRERLECHLYGQLIGILLCSSTMFQMRQLLLEKKKQELSEYKAIYMIKDYFLLLFQAIAAGTEELLNILHRLYQLLKKNGRKCHRYKKMTVFDILGVVYETTVKHRQAA; encoded by the coding sequence ATGAATTCTATCATTTCAAATGAACTGAATCTTTTTGCACAAGAGCTACAATCCCTTTTATCTTCAGTAGTCCTACAAGACATCGCCAAACGAGTCGGCTTTGTACGGCGATCCAGCAAATATCAAGCAAACGAACTCCTTGCCCTTTGCGTATGGCTCAGTCAGGAAATCGCTAGCACGTCACTTGTACAATTGTGCAGTCGTTTAGAAACTTCCACTGGAGTACTGATGAGCCCTGAAGGATTGAATCAACGCTTTAATCCGGCAGCTGTCGCATTTCTTCGAGAAGTTTTTACCTCTCTTCTCACGCAAAAACTCTGTTCTAATCAATCGCTTCCTGCATACATGATTTCTACTTTCAATCGGATTCGTATTTTAGATGCGACAGTGTTTCAACTACCTAATTTCGCCACTGACTATCAGGGTTCAGGAGGGAGTAGTAACACGGCAGGGGTGAAGATCCAATTGGAATATAATTTATTGAGTGGTCAATTTCTCAACGTGCAGCTTGGACCAGGTAAGAATAATGATAAAACATACGGTACCCTCTGCCTTGAAAATGTAGAGGCGGGCGATTTATGTTTACGTGACCTTGGCTACTTCGATTTAGGAGACTTACAAGCCATTCATGATAAAGAGGCTTACTATATCTCCCGATTGAAGCTGAATACACGCATTTATGTCAAGAATCCCAAGCCAGAATACTTTAACAACGGCACGTTAAAAAAGCAAACTGAATACATCCAGCTTGATATGACACAAATGATGTCTGATCTAACCCCTGGTGAAACGCTGGAAGTCCCCGAGACATACATTGGTCAAAATCAGAAGCTTCCAGCACGTGCCATTATCCATCGTTTAACCGACGATCAAACGCAAACACGCATGAAAAACCAAGCGATACGTGAAAAGAAGAAAGGCATTGTCATGAAGGATAAAAGTAAACGTTTAATGGGCATAAATGTATATATCACGAACACGTCGTTAGAAGAAGTACCGACGAACTACGTGCATTCCTTATATTCACTTCGTTGGCAGATTGAGATTTTGTTTAAAACATGGAAGTCACTCTTTGAAATTGACGAATGTAAGAATATCAAAAGAGAACGCCTAGAGTGCCATTTATATGGACAACTCATTGGCATTCTCCTCTGTTCTTCTACGATGTTTCAAATGCGACAGCTTCTGCTTGAAAAGAAAAAGCAGGAGCTGAGTGAATACAAAGCGATTTATATGATTAAAGATTACTTTCTGTTACTGTTTCAAGCGATAGCAGCTGGCACAGAAGAACTTTTGAACATTCTGCATCGCCTTTATCAGCTGCTAAAAAAGAACGGTCGTAAATGTCATCGGTATAAGAAGATGACCGTCTTTGATATTCTAGGGGTTGTGTATGAAACGACAGTGAAGCATAGACAAGCTGCCTAG
- a CDS encoding DUF3600 domain-containing protein has protein sequence MNNNLKQELAKIEIPIELHEKSKIGVKKAKSEMENKIKRHVRKRLVSAILAAALLIPTSAFAYQSILADGLYGSFENLKKHVASLTMDGYMTFNAKLLQAKGELGEKEYEKFKESLHVITDAKLKYGDKYGNTDFDQVPSKQKAEIKKASMELQPYFDKLNGYASSQEILDSREYELYIEALMTYEKVLAQGKVDTSKGPVEVEKLPKELQGEFQKAKDFIEYVSNKQQTIKEQEHTFHK, from the coding sequence ATGAATAATAATTTAAAACAAGAGTTAGCTAAAATAGAAATTCCAATTGAACTTCACGAAAAAAGTAAAATAGGTGTAAAAAAAGCAAAATCAGAAATGGAAAATAAGATAAAGAGGCACGTAAGAAAACGTTTAGTCTCAGCTATTTTAGCAGCAGCATTGCTAATTCCGACTAGTGCTTTTGCTTATCAATCCATTTTGGCAGATGGATTGTATGGATCATTTGAGAATCTCAAAAAACATGTAGCAAGCTTAACTATGGATGGTTATATGACTTTTAATGCAAAATTATTGCAAGCAAAAGGAGAATTAGGAGAAAAAGAATATGAGAAATTTAAAGAGTCTTTGCATGTAATTACTGATGCTAAATTGAAGTATGGAGACAAGTATGGGAATACTGATTTTGATCAAGTGCCTTCTAAACAAAAAGCTGAGATTAAAAAAGCCTCGATGGAATTACAACCTTATTTTGATAAATTAAACGGATATGCATCAAGTCAAGAAATCTTAGATTCTAGAGAATATGAACTGTACATTGAAGCTCTCATGACATACGAAAAAGTGTTAGCACAGGGGAAAGTAGATACAAGTAAAGGTCCCGTAGAGGTAGAAAAGCTTCCTAAAGAACTTCAGGGGGAATTTCAAAAAGCAAAGGATTTTATAGAATATGTAAGCAACAAGCAGCAAACAATAAAAGAACAAGAACACACTTTTCATAAATAG
- a CDS encoding sigma-70 family RNA polymerase sigma factor has product MTIIRLVKKAQRGNDKAFLKLFQQCEEDIYRMAYVYVKNKDDALDVVQEVAYQSFKKIDTLKKPEYFKTWLMKIAMNCAINLVKKNKKVVLLNPEFEEFVGSDDEDIPLSLSLQELMDTLQEDEKSVILMKFYNDNTLKEISEALEIPLGTAKSILYRALDKLRKNYKKEAGYYE; this is encoded by the coding sequence ATGACCATTATACGTTTAGTAAAAAAAGCTCAAAGAGGAAATGACAAGGCCTTTTTAAAGCTTTTCCAACAATGTGAAGAAGATATTTATCGAATGGCTTATGTATATGTGAAAAATAAAGATGATGCTTTAGATGTAGTCCAAGAAGTGGCATATCAGTCATTTAAAAAGATAGATACCTTGAAAAAACCGGAGTATTTTAAAACATGGTTGATGAAAATTGCGATGAACTGTGCAATCAATTTAGTTAAAAAGAATAAAAAAGTGGTTCTACTAAATCCAGAATTTGAAGAATTCGTCGGTTCAGATGATGAAGACATTCCTCTTTCATTATCATTACAAGAGTTAATGGATACTTTGCAAGAGGATGAAAAAAGCGTTATTTTAATGAAGTTTTATAACGACAATACATTAAAAGAAATATCTGAAGCACTAGAAATACCTCTTGGAACTGCTAAATCAATATTATATCGAGCATTAGATAAACTTCGTAAAAATTATAAAAAGGAGGCTGGTTATTATGAATAA